A single genomic interval of Pyrus communis chromosome 5, drPyrComm1.1, whole genome shotgun sequence harbors:
- the LOC137735321 gene encoding protein ARABIDILLO 2-like has product MVEEGGNEVPIDTRSVEEWLSHARELVPLALNKAREVKGFPGRWKTIISKLEQIPSRLSDLSSHPCFSKNALCKEQLQSVSKTVKEVIELAEFCVGEKHEGKLRMQSNLDALSGKLDLNLRDCGLLIKTGVLGEATLPLAMTGSSNEPEAASNGNIREVLARLQIGHLDAKHRALDSLVEVMKEDEKNVLSVMSRSNIAALVQLLTATSPRIREKTVTVICSLAESGSCENWLVSEGVLPPLIRLVESGSSVGKEKATISLQRLSMSAEAARAIVGHGGVRPLVEICQTGDSVSQAASASTLKNISAVPEVRQALAEEGIVKVMINLLDCGILLGAKEYAAECLQNLTASNDNLRRSVISEGGIRSLLAYLAGSLPQESAVGALRNLVGSVSMEVLVSLGFLPCIVHVLKSGSLGAQQAAASAICKVCSSTEMKKLIGEAGCLPLLVKMLEAKSNSAREVAAQAVSSLMTLSHNCREVKRGDKSVPNLVQLLDPSPQNTAKKYAVCCLGLLCSSKKCKKLMVSYGAIGYLKKLTEMDIPGAKKLLERLERGKLRSFFTRK; this is encoded by the coding sequence ATGGTAGAAGAAGGCGGCAATGAGGTTCCGATTGACACACGATCGGTGGAAGAATGGTTGTCACATGCTAGGGAGCTTGTTCCATTGGCATTGAACAAGGCAAGAGAGGTTAAGGGGTTTCCGGGTCGATGGAAGACAATCATTTCAAAGTTGGAGCAAATCCCTTCGCGTTTATCAGACTTGTCTAGTCATCCGTGCTTCTCCAAGAATGCTCTTTGTAAGGAGCAATTGCAGTCGGTATCCAAGACGGTTAAGGAAGTTATTGAATTGGCGGAGTTTTGTGTGGGGGAGAAACACGAAGGAAAACTTCGGATGCAGAGCAATCTGGATGCACTGTCTGGGAAACTGGATTTGAATTTGCGGGATTGCGGGCTTTTGATCAAGACCGGGGTGCTTGGTGAGGCTACTTTGCCTTTAGCTATGACCGGTTCTTCAAATGAGCCTGAGGCTGCTTCTAATGGTAACATAAGGGAGGTGCTTGCACGGCTTCAGATTGGTCATTTGGACGCGAAACATAGAGCTCTTGACAGTCTTGTTGAGGTCATGAAAGAGGATGAGAAGAATGTGCTGTCAGTTATGAGCCGCAGCAACATTGCTGCTTTAGTCCAGCTGCTCACTGCAACATCTCCTCGTATCCGAGAAAAGACTGTAACTGTAATTTGCTCGCTTGCAGAATCCGGAAGTTGTGAAAATTGGCTTGTTTCTGAAGGGGTTTTGCCACCACTAATCAGGCTTGTTGAGTCTGGTAGTTCAGTTGGTAAAGAGAAGGCTACAATTTCGCTTCAGAGGTTGTCAATGTCTGCTGAAGCAGCACGCGCAATTGTTGGGCATGGCGGGGTTCGTCCACTGGTTGAGATCTGCCAAACTGGTGATTCTGTTTCTCAGGCTGCTTCAGCTAGCACTTTGAAGAACATATCTGCTGTCCCGGAGGTTCGACAAGCTCTAGCTGAGGAAGGCATTGTAAAAGTTATGATCAATCTGCTTGATTGTGGAATTTTATTGGGTGCAAAAGAATATGCAGCAGAGTGCTTGCAGAATCTCACTGCAAGCAATGACAATCTCAGAAGGTCTGTAATATCGGAAGGTGGAATTCGGAGCCTATTGGCTTATCTCGCTGGATCATTGCCACAAGAGTCTGCAGTTGGGGCATTGAGGAATTTGGTTGGCTCGGTTTCTATGGAAGTTTTGGTTTCTCTTGGTTTCCTTCCATGCATTGTTCATGTGCTTAAATCCGGTTCACTAGGCGCACAGCAGGCTGCTGCATCTGCAATTTGCAAGGTTTGCAGCTCTACAGAGATGAAAAAACTGATTGGTGAAGCGGGGTGCCTTCCCCTCCTTGTCAAGATGCTCGAGGCTAAATCAAACAGTGCGAGAGAGGTTGCAGCACAGGCAGTTTCGAGCCTGATGACCCTTTCCCACAATTGCAGAGAAGTGAAAAGGGGTGACAAAAGTGTTCCAAATCTAGTCCAACTACTTGACCCTAGTCCTCAAAACACGGCGAAAAAGTACGCAGTTTGTTGCCTCGGATTACTGTGTTCAAGTAAGAAATGCAAGAAGCTGATGGTCTCGTATGGAGCAATCGGGTACCTCAAGAAGCTTACAGAGATGGACATCCCCGGAGCGAAGAAGCTACTCGAACGGCTGGAAAGAGGGAAGTTGAGAAGTTTCTTCACCAGAAAATAG
- the LOC137735093 gene encoding serine/arginine-rich splicing factor RS41-like has translation MRPIFCGNLDFDARQSDVERLFKRYGKVERVDIKSGFAFVYMDDERDAEYAIRRLDRTEFGRKGRRLRIEWTKHERGIRRPDSRRPSANTKPSKTLFVINFDPVHTRTKDLERHFDPYGKITNVRIRRNFAFIQYESQEDATKALEATNTSKFMDRVISVEYAARDDDDKRNGQSPDRRGRDMSPERRGNDRGRSPSPYRRDRGSPDYGHGARVSSRTESRRSPDYERAASPVNDRSRPSSRPDPRRSPDYERSASPVNDRSRPSSRPEPRSPSDEGAISPVNDGYRSRSPPARERSRS, from the exons ATGAGGCCAATATTTTGCGGCAACTTGGATTTTGATGCGCGGCAGTCAGATGTTGAGCGGCTTTTCAAGCGATATGGGAAAGTTGAGAGGGTGGATATTAAGTCTG GATTTGCTTTTGTCTATATGGACGACGAACGAGATGCTGAGTATGCAATTCGAAGACTTGACAGGACAGAATTTGGTAGGAAGGGACGCCGGCTTCGTATTGAGTGGACCAAG CATGAAAGAGGGATTAGGAGACCTGATTCAAGAAGGCCTTCAGCTAACACAAAGCCCTCAAAAACCTTGTTTGTTATCAACTTTGATCCAGTCCATACCAGGACAAAGGATCTGGAGAGGCACTTTGATCCCTACGGGAAAATTACAAACGTAAGGATTAGAAGGAATTTTGCTTTCATTCAATATGAATCACAGGAGGATGCTACCAAAGCTTTGGAGGCAACAAATACAAG CAAGTTCATGGATAGGGTTATTTCTGTGGAATACGCTGCtcgtgatgatgatgataaaagAAATGGGCAGAGTCCTGACAGGAGGGGCCGTGATATGTCTCCTGAGAGAAGAGGCAATGATCGTGGGCGATCTCCAAGTCCGTACCGCAGAGATAGGGGAAGCCCTGATTATGGCCATGGTGCCCGCGTAAGTTCTAGAACTGAATCAAGAAGAAGTCCTGATTATGAGAGAGCTGCAAGCCCAGTCAATGATAGATCTCGTCCAAGTTCTAGACCTGATCCTAGAAGAAGTCCGGATTACGAGAGATCTGCAAGCCCAGTCAATGATAGATCTCGTCCAAGTTCTAGACCTGAACCAAGAAGTCCCAGTGATGAGGGAGCTATAAGCCCCGTCAACGATGGATACCGCAG CCGTTCACCCCCAGCCCGGGAAAGATCTCGTTCCTGA
- the LOC137735473 gene encoding RING-H2 finger protein ATL7-like, whose amino-acid sequence MMRSVMNLITTVIGFGMSATFIVFVCTRIICGRLRGRESRPMFEIESRVDLEQPEHQVSGLEQVVVSAIPTMKYDQEAFSSLEDAQCSICLGEYQEKEVLRIMPKCGHSFHLSCIDTWLRKQSTCPVCRLPLKESLGTKHVRSATFSMARSFDESEISTEHSQQWLLPGATERLAGNVSNQGHLDSAPGNPSELTPSREPETRQW is encoded by the exons ATGATGCGTTCGGTTATGAACTTGATTACTACTGTGATAGGTTTTGGTATGAGTGCAACatttattgtgtttgtttgcacaAGAATCATCTGTGGGAGGCTGCGAGGAAGAGAATCGAGGCCTATGTTCGAGATTGAATCAAGGGTTGATCTTGAGCAG CCAGAGCATCAGGTTAGTGGCCTTGAACAAGTTGTGGTTTCTGCAATCCCTACGATGAAGTACGATCAAGAGGCTTTCAGTTCCTTAGAAGATGCGCA GTGCTCAATCTGTTTGGGGGAGTACCAGGAGAAAGAAGTACTGCGAATCATGCCCAAATGTGGCCACAGTTTTCATCTCTCTTGCATTGATACATGGCTGAGGAAACAGTCTACTTGCCCAGTTTGCCGTTTACCATTAAAAGAATCCCTTGGAACAAAACATGTGAGGTCAGCAACGTTCAGCATGGCTCGATCTTTTGACGAGTCTGAGATTTCAACTGAACATTCTCAGCAGTGGCTATTACCTGGCGCCACTGAGCGTTTGGCAGGCAACGTTAGCAACCAAGGGCATTTAGATTCTGCTCCAGGAAACCCCTCCGAACTGACCCCATCTAGAGAACCAGAAACAAGGCAATGGTAA